Proteins from one Calditrichota bacterium genomic window:
- a CDS encoding IS5/IS1182 family transposase, with product RKLLVRYEKRTASYVALAQLACAIIAYRKVGVIYG from the coding sequence TCAGAAAGCTGTTGGTTCGCTATGAGAAGAGAACAGCAAGCTATGTGGCCCTAGCGCAATTGGCTTGCGCCATCATTGCCTACAGAAAAGTAGGCGTTATTTACGGATAA